In the Micromonospora narathiwatensis genome, one interval contains:
- a CDS encoding flavin-containing monooxygenase encodes MELDTVVVGGGQAGLALGHHLRRAGVPFAILDAYARVGDAWRQRWDSLTLFTPRRFSALPGLPFPGDPDGHPGKDEVADYLATYAAHFDLPVRLGCRVTSVRPGTAGGFTVDTSTGTLRARRVVVAAGAFHTPWVPEVSDRLAPGVTQLHSSAYRNPEQLPGPVVAVVGGGNTGVQIAAELADHGRRVVLAAPAIGPVLPQRWLGRDIFWWFSRLGTMRLSAESRLGGRIAAQNPIIGTDVTGLLRRVDRVGRVVDVEGDALLLADGGRRRVDAVVWATGFRPRYPWLEVPVLDPSGAPVQREGVTDWPGLYFLGLPWQRTRGSAVLGWVGRDAEVLAARLAEDRRLPAPASAVAA; translated from the coding sequence ATGGAGCTGGACACCGTGGTCGTCGGCGGCGGTCAGGCCGGGCTGGCGCTCGGCCACCACCTGCGCCGCGCCGGCGTACCCTTCGCGATCCTCGACGCGTACGCCCGGGTGGGCGACGCCTGGCGGCAACGCTGGGACTCGCTGACCCTGTTCACCCCGCGCCGGTTCTCCGCCCTGCCGGGCCTGCCGTTCCCCGGCGACCCGGACGGGCACCCCGGCAAGGACGAGGTGGCCGACTACCTCGCCACGTACGCCGCGCACTTCGACCTGCCGGTCCGGCTCGGCTGCCGGGTCACCTCGGTCCGCCCCGGTACGGCGGGTGGGTTCACCGTCGACACGTCGACCGGTACGCTGCGCGCCCGGCGCGTGGTGGTGGCGGCCGGGGCGTTCCACACGCCCTGGGTGCCGGAGGTGAGCGACCGGCTCGCCCCGGGCGTCACCCAGCTGCACAGCAGCGCGTACCGGAACCCGGAGCAGCTGCCCGGCCCGGTCGTGGCGGTGGTCGGCGGTGGCAACACCGGCGTGCAGATCGCCGCCGAACTCGCCGACCACGGACGGCGGGTGGTGCTCGCCGCCCCGGCCATCGGCCCGGTGCTGCCGCAGCGGTGGCTGGGTCGGGACATCTTCTGGTGGTTCTCCCGGCTGGGCACCATGCGACTGAGCGCCGAGAGCCGGCTGGGCGGGCGGATCGCGGCCCAGAACCCGATCATCGGCACCGACGTGACCGGGCTGCTGCGGCGGGTCGACCGGGTCGGCCGGGTGGTGGATGTCGAGGGGGACGCCCTGCTGCTGGCCGACGGCGGACGCCGGCGGGTGGACGCGGTGGTCTGGGCCACCGGATTCCGCCCGCGCTACCCCTGGCTGGAGGTGCCGGTGCTGGACCCGTCCGGCGCGCCCGTCCAGCGGGAGGGCGTGACCGACTGGCCGGGGCTGTACTTCCTGGGTCTGCCCTGGCAGCGCACCCGCGGCTCGGCGGTGCTGGGCTGGGTCGGCCGGGACGCCGAGGTGCTGGCCGCCCGGCTGGCCGAGGACCGGCGGCTGCCGGCACCGGCGTCGGCCGTCGCGGCCTGA
- a CDS encoding heavy-metal-associated domain-containing protein produces the protein MHQLVLSVPNISCGRCVEAIQEEVGLVAGVHAVTVDLATRTVRVDGDADRAAVVAAIAEAGHQVA, from the coding sequence GTGCACCAGCTCGTGCTCTCCGTGCCGAACATCAGCTGTGGCCGCTGCGTCGAGGCCATCCAGGAGGAGGTCGGCCTGGTCGCCGGGGTCCACGCCGTGACGGTGGACCTGGCGACCCGCACCGTCCGGGTCGACGGCGACGCCGACCGGGCCGCGGTCGTGGCGGCCATCGCCGAGGCCGGCCACCAGGTCGCCTGA